A section of the Bacillus pumilus genome encodes:
- a CDS encoding DUF2326 domain-containing protein, whose amino-acid sequence MFIKRLIIKETKPVQKIIREIRFAKGMNFIVDAGKDQEKGNSVGKTTILKLIDICLGAKHRKYIYFDDETKQTNETLKNYINDNKINVELKVVESFDEEDSTVHILSVDLYPRGKRYINGIEVNQNDYWLQLNEIFFSNRSNSPTFRQLINMFVRIDQRADNNKFLKFLERTNDATYENIYSYLFEMQDQEISNQILDLRKEIAEKNKEIKNFMSINNFKSIDSVNQKVNLLKSTIDELNDQMNILVNSRKFKENEEKISEIKIMYADYSDRIDELLFKRKRIIDILEDAEQEIKNAIDKEVLRNLYNETLEAMGELHKEFEDLVKFNDELMHNKIRYFNFQLEKLEEKIIVLEEDKNRLFEKHKNVIMLIEENKIDEYTSLQSKLAEYNEELGSNKNISSIYNLLESRVAELVEQLKETEAEAAVKEDSLSIFNKYFSQYSEKTNGEPFMLYNTEKGFPFGIDNVKRGLSTGTRKSIIVAFDLAYQQLAKDLEKKVPNFIVHDVIETIDQVALNAIITIVNSIECQYIVAVLKEKIQDNDLQKTNIAVTLSENDRPFRI is encoded by the coding sequence TTGTTCATAAAGCGTTTGATTATTAAAGAAACAAAACCTGTTCAAAAAATCATTAGAGAAATTCGTTTTGCTAAGGGAATGAATTTTATTGTTGATGCTGGAAAAGATCAGGAAAAGGGAAATAGTGTTGGGAAAACGACTATTTTAAAGTTGATAGATATATGTTTGGGAGCAAAGCACAGGAAATATATTTATTTTGATGATGAAACAAAGCAAACAAATGAGACACTAAAAAACTATATTAATGACAACAAAATTAATGTTGAACTGAAGGTCGTTGAGTCTTTCGACGAGGAAGATTCAACTGTACATATTCTTTCTGTGGATCTTTATCCTCGAGGTAAAAGATATATCAATGGTATAGAAGTGAATCAAAATGATTACTGGCTACAACTTAATGAAATTTTCTTTTCTAATCGGTCTAATTCTCCTACATTTAGACAGTTAATTAATATGTTTGTTAGAATAGATCAAAGGGCAGACAATAATAAGTTCCTTAAATTTTTGGAAAGAACTAATGATGCAACCTATGAGAATATTTATTCGTATCTTTTTGAGATGCAAGATCAGGAAATAAGTAACCAAATTTTAGATTTAAGAAAAGAAATTGCAGAGAAAAATAAAGAAATAAAAAACTTTATGTCTATAAATAATTTTAAATCTATAGATAGTGTCAATCAAAAGGTAAATCTACTAAAGTCGACTATTGATGAATTAAATGATCAAATGAACATATTAGTGAATTCAAGGAAATTCAAAGAAAATGAAGAAAAAATATCTGAAATAAAAATTATGTATGCTGATTATAGCGATCGGATTGATGAACTTTTATTTAAAAGAAAGAGAATCATAGATATTCTTGAGGATGCTGAGCAGGAAATAAAAAATGCCATTGATAAAGAGGTTCTAAGAAATTTATATAATGAAACTCTGGAAGCAATGGGTGAATTGCATAAGGAATTTGAAGACTTAGTAAAGTTTAATGATGAACTTATGCACAATAAAATAAGGTATTTTAATTTTCAGTTAGAAAAATTAGAAGAAAAAATTATTGTTCTTGAAGAAGATAAGAATCGACTGTTTGAAAAACATAAGAATGTAATTATGTTAATAGAAGAAAATAAAATTGATGAGTATACTTCATTGCAAAGTAAGCTAGCGGAATATAACGAAGAGCTGGGGAGCAATAAGAACATTAGTTCAATTTATAATCTTTTAGAGAGTCGGGTGGCGGAGCTTGTTGAACAATTAAAAGAAACTGAAGCTGAAGCTGCTGTTAAGGAAGATTCTTTGTCTATCTTTAATAAATATTTTTCCCAATACAGTGAAAAGACTAATGGAGAACCCTTTATGCTCTATAATACAGAAAAAGGCTTCCCTTTTGGTATTGATAACGTAAAAAGGGGATTAAGTACAGGTACGAGGAAATCCATTATTGTTGCATTTGATTTAGCCTATCAACAATTAGCTAAGGATTTGGAGAAAAAAGTCCCCAATTTTATAGTTCATGATGTAATAGAAACTATCGACCAAGTAGCTCTAAATGCCATTATCACTATCGTGAACTCTATAGAATGTCAATACATTGTTGCAGTTCTAAAAGAGAAAATTCAAGATAATGATCTACAAAAAACAAATATTGCAGTTACACTTTCTGAAAATGATAGACCTTTTAGAATCTAA